In Papio anubis isolate 15944 chromosome 20, Panubis1.0, whole genome shotgun sequence, a single window of DNA contains:
- the MBD3L1 gene encoding methyl-CpG-binding domain protein 3-like 1: MGKSSQRKQRDCVNQCKSKPGLNTSIPLRMSNYTFKSPVTRITPHPGNEVRYHQWEESLEKPQQVCWQKRLQGLQAYSSAGELLSTLDLANTLQKLVPSYTGGSLLGDLAGGLEHSCPMPHLACSSDVVEIIPREGVGISQLLCQQFLVTEEDIRKQEWKVKTVRERLAIALIADGLANEAEKVRGQEGCPEKSYEKKRR; the protein is encoded by the coding sequence ATGGGCAAGAGTTCACAGAGGAAGCAACGTGACTGTGTAAACCAATGCAAATCAAAGCCTGGCTTGAACACCTCAATCCCTCTGAGAATGTCCAATTACACATTCAAGAGTCCAGTTACGAGAATTACACCCCATCCTGGCAATGAGGTCAGATACCATCAATGGGAGGAGAGCTTGGAGAAGCCTCAGCAGGTCTGCTGGCAGAAGAGACTGCAAGGACTGCAGGCTTACAGCAGCGCAGGGGAACTTTTAAGCACTTTGGATCTTGCCAATACTTTGCAAAAACTTGTCCCTAGTTACACAGGTGGATCTCTGCTGGGGGATCTTGCCGGTGGTCTGGAGCACTCCTGCCCCATGCCCCACCTTGCCTGCTCTTCAGATGTGGTGGAGATAATTCCCAGAGAGGGAGTGGGTATCTCGCAGCTCCTCTGCCAACAATTTCTGGTCACCGAGGAAGATATCAGGAAACAGGAATGGAAAGTGAAGACAGTCAGAGAGCGACTCGCAATAGCATTGATTGCGGATGGACTCGCTAATGAGGCGGAGAAAGTGAGAGGCCAAGAAGGCTGTCCTGAAAAAAgctatgaaaaaaagagaagatag